A region from the Desulfosoma sp. genome encodes:
- a CDS encoding HPr family phosphocarrier protein: MAEVEQDFIVPNKLGFHARVAAKIVKVATQFQADVLIVKDHTMVNGKSILDILSLECPRGTKVKIISRGHDAEEALKALASLFQSNFGET, encoded by the coding sequence GTGGCCGAAGTCGAGCAGGATTTCATCGTTCCTAACAAATTGGGTTTTCATGCGCGGGTAGCAGCCAAGATCGTCAAGGTGGCCACCCAATTTCAAGCCGACGTCTTGATCGTCAAAGATCATACGATGGTGAACGGCAAAAGCATTCTTGATATTTTGAGCTTGGAGTGCCCGAGAGGCACCAAGGTCAAGATTATTTCGCGAGGTCATGACGCCGAAGAGGCGCTGAAAGCTTTGGCGTCCCTTTTTCAAAGCAATTTTGGGGAAACATAA
- a CDS encoding 3-deoxy-D-manno-octulosonic acid transferase translates to MVNTEGSTTSNFNKPIETLTSPSMEPWRLAYNVVLSASWPGLWLYYLLRKAGSGKYTTSYSSRLGLCLPQISKAFSRPLWVHALSVGEVLSSVPLLHEIRHRQPEVAIVFSAATEKGLAVAQKEVGSLAESIFYLPHDHLWSMTRLVRRLRPAAFILVETDLWPNLLWVLKKALVPVLMVNARLSLRSFRGYRRLAPISRSILACLDRIYVQSEEDARRFASLGVPWTRLRLCGNLKFDLAVFQKEKYSQKNGDPFFMFKDSRPLWIAGSTHDGEEKILLQAHAMVLKRYSNILLVLAPRHIDRVHRLAHLCETMGLRWTLRSRANAIDHVHVFLLDSIGELASLYPLAQAAFIGGSLIPFGGHNPLEAAVHGVPSCWGPHLDNFREIEAFLLKERCGRRVHNAQELEAFLLETLEDRLSLSTRRRLCAHRVSAQAGAASVIAQDLKLLMAENFRAK, encoded by the coding sequence ATGGTGAATACCGAAGGCTCTACGACATCCAATTTCAACAAGCCGATTGAAACATTGACGTCGCCGTCTATGGAACCCTGGCGTCTTGCTTATAATGTTGTTCTGAGCGCGTCCTGGCCCGGCCTGTGGCTTTATTACCTTTTACGAAAAGCCGGCTCGGGAAAATACACCACCTCGTATTCTTCTCGACTCGGCCTTTGCTTACCTCAAATCTCCAAGGCTTTTTCACGACCCTTATGGGTGCACGCTCTCTCTGTTGGAGAAGTTCTTTCCAGCGTCCCTCTTCTCCATGAGATTCGACACAGACAGCCCGAGGTTGCCATTGTCTTTTCAGCAGCGACCGAAAAAGGGCTGGCTGTGGCGCAAAAAGAAGTGGGGTCTTTGGCAGAAAGCATCTTCTATCTTCCGCATGATCATTTATGGAGCATGACTCGGTTGGTGCGGCGATTGCGCCCGGCAGCCTTCATTCTTGTGGAAACGGATCTGTGGCCCAATCTGCTTTGGGTGCTTAAAAAAGCCCTCGTGCCTGTTCTTATGGTCAATGCACGTCTCTCTTTGCGATCCTTTCGCGGCTATAGACGACTTGCGCCCATAAGCCGTTCCATCTTGGCATGTTTGGATCGAATCTATGTCCAGTCCGAAGAAGATGCCCGTCGGTTCGCCTCTTTGGGTGTTCCCTGGACGCGGCTTCGCCTCTGCGGCAACCTTAAGTTCGACCTAGCCGTGTTTCAGAAGGAAAAATACAGTCAAAAAAACGGCGACCCCTTTTTCATGTTTAAAGACAGCCGACCTTTGTGGATCGCGGGAAGCACTCACGACGGAGAAGAAAAGATTTTGCTGCAAGCCCATGCCATGGTGCTTAAACGTTACTCGAACATTCTCTTGGTTTTGGCTCCCCGCCATATTGACAGGGTGCATCGGCTCGCGCACCTATGCGAGACCATGGGACTGCGCTGGACTCTTAGAAGCCGAGCGAACGCCATCGACCATGTGCATGTTTTCCTTCTGGATTCCATCGGTGAGCTCGCTTCCCTGTATCCTCTTGCTCAGGCGGCTTTCATCGGTGGCAGCTTGATTCCTTTTGGCGGCCATAATCCCTTGGAAGCAGCTGTTCACGGTGTCCCCAGCTGTTGGGGTCCTCATCTGGATAACTTCAGAGAAATAGAGGCTTTTCTTCTCAAGGAACGCTGCGGACGCCGCGTTCATAATGCACAAGAACTTGAAGCCTTTCTGCTGGAAACTCTGGAGGATCGTCTCTCGTTGTCCACCCGCCGTAGGCTTTGCGCACACAGGGTTTCGGCTCAGGCAGGAGCTGCCTCGGTCATTGCTCAAGATCTAAAGCTTCTTATGGCCGAAAACTTTCGCGCAAAATGA